A genomic window from Slackia heliotrinireducens DSM 20476 includes:
- the rimO gene encoding 30S ribosomal protein S12 methylthiotransferase RimO, translating into MSNIDVTSVLLNEQDGRIPSVNFITLGCAKNEVDSADMQRRLVSAGFAIVDDAEDADAVIVNTCSFIQAAIEESIDVILEVAGLANIADGSSKLIVAGCMPARFGDDLESELNEASAFVPCSKEDDIVEVVQRTLGVNPAPFARVDVESGPAAAYVKISDGCNRFCSFCSIPYIRGRYHSFPYERIRASVEQCIAEGSVEITLIGQDTGCWGSDFEEKSTTAQLLSNLAEEFPDTWFRIMYVEPDGITDELLDAIAAHDNVCDYLDMPLQHANPELLKSMRRKGSAPEFLKLLERIRTRVPGITLRTTLITGFPGETEEAFDELMEFLEEADFDYVGVFPYSREEGTRAYDLPDQVEEELKVARAQEVRDLCDAVGSVHTADRIGKELDVLVLGAEEDGQLFGRAMCQAPDVDGVVYVDGGEVGEIVRVTIVDTLAYDMEGEIIHG; encoded by the coding sequence GTGTCGAATATCGATGTAACGTCCGTCCTGCTGAACGAGCAGGACGGACGTATTCCGTCTGTTAACTTCATCACCCTGGGCTGCGCCAAGAACGAAGTGGACTCGGCCGACATGCAGCGCCGACTGGTGTCGGCGGGTTTCGCGATCGTCGACGACGCCGAAGACGCCGACGCCGTCATCGTGAACACCTGCTCGTTCATCCAAGCCGCCATCGAGGAGAGCATCGACGTCATCTTGGAGGTGGCCGGGCTCGCCAACATCGCCGACGGCTCGTCCAAGCTCATCGTCGCAGGCTGCATGCCCGCCCGTTTCGGGGACGATCTGGAATCCGAGCTGAACGAGGCCAGTGCTTTCGTTCCCTGCAGCAAGGAGGACGACATCGTCGAGGTCGTCCAGCGTACACTGGGCGTGAATCCCGCACCCTTCGCCCGCGTGGACGTGGAAAGCGGCCCTGCGGCGGCCTATGTCAAGATCAGCGACGGCTGCAACCGCTTCTGCTCGTTCTGTTCCATTCCCTATATCCGCGGACGTTACCACAGCTTCCCTTACGAGCGCATCCGCGCCTCGGTGGAGCAGTGCATCGCCGAAGGCTCCGTGGAAATCACCCTCATCGGCCAGGATACGGGCTGCTGGGGCTCGGATTTCGAGGAGAAGTCCACCACGGCGCAGCTTCTGTCGAACCTGGCCGAAGAGTTCCCGGATACGTGGTTCCGTATCATGTACGTCGAGCCCGACGGCATAACCGACGAGCTGCTGGACGCCATCGCCGCGCATGACAACGTCTGCGACTACCTGGACATGCCGCTGCAGCATGCCAATCCCGAGCTGCTGAAATCCATGCGCCGCAAGGGCAGCGCCCCTGAGTTCCTGAAGCTTCTGGAACGCATTCGAACCCGCGTGCCGGGCATCACGCTGCGCACCACGCTCATCACGGGCTTCCCAGGCGAAACCGAGGAGGCCTTCGACGAGCTCATGGAGTTTCTGGAGGAGGCCGACTTCGATTACGTGGGCGTGTTCCCGTATTCGAGGGAGGAAGGCACCCGCGCCTACGACCTTCCCGACCAGGTAGAAGAGGAGCTGAAGGTGGCCCGGGCCCAGGAGGTCCGCGACCTGTGCGACGCGGTGGGGTCGGTTCATACCGCCGATCGCATCGGGAAAGAGCTGGACGTGCTGGTGTTGGGTGCCGAAGAGGACGGCCAGCTGTTCGGACGCGCCATGTGCCAGGCGCCTGATGTTGATGGCGTGGTATACGTCGACGGAGGCGAAGTGGGCGAAATTGTCCGCGTTACAATTGTGGACACGCTTGCATACGATATGGAAGGCGAAATCATTCATGGCTGA
- the pgsA gene encoding CDP-diacylglycerol--glycerol-3-phosphate 3-phosphatidyltransferase, giving the protein MAETNAQTIKTPSNVITIIRILLVPVFVVAILSPWPEWLHIGGAQAWQPWAAAGIFILISGTDWLDGYLARKRNEVTDFGKFIDPIADKILVTAALLVLVELGSLPSWIVLIILARELIVSGVRMIAASRGEVIAASYLGKFKTVFQMIAIVLFVVKDSTIFQGQASVWLIVLAWVVMLIALALTVISMVDYLSKARHLIGFKPKGGIQIPEEEETIAEQVLGAAKAKGVMVGTAESCTGGLIAGTLTSIPGSSDSVAGGIVSYSNDVKMARLGVLAETLDTHGAVSEQTACQMAEGARKQLAVDVAVSVTGIAGPGGEVPGKPVGTVWIGVSSKRGTRAELHHFDGDRDAVRSQTVDAALRMMLEEINAF; this is encoded by the coding sequence ATGGCTGAAACGAATGCTCAGACGATAAAGACCCCTTCGAACGTCATCACGATCATCCGTATCCTTTTGGTCCCTGTATTCGTCGTCGCCATTCTGAGCCCTTGGCCTGAGTGGCTTCACATCGGCGGGGCACAGGCCTGGCAGCCGTGGGCCGCAGCAGGCATCTTCATCCTCATTTCGGGAACGGACTGGCTGGACGGTTACCTCGCCCGCAAGCGCAACGAGGTTACCGACTTCGGCAAGTTCATCGACCCGATTGCCGACAAGATTCTGGTCACGGCCGCGTTGCTGGTGCTCGTCGAGCTGGGTTCGCTGCCCAGCTGGATCGTGCTCATCATTCTGGCACGCGAGCTCATCGTTTCCGGCGTGCGCATGATCGCCGCATCCCGCGGAGAGGTCATCGCTGCTTCTTATCTGGGCAAATTCAAGACGGTATTCCAAATGATCGCCATCGTGCTGTTCGTGGTGAAGGACAGCACCATCTTCCAGGGTCAGGCATCCGTGTGGCTTATCGTGCTGGCCTGGGTCGTTATGCTGATCGCCTTGGCGCTCACCGTCATCTCCATGGTTGACTACTTGTCCAAGGCCCGCCACCTGATCGGCTTCAAGCCTAAGGGCGGCATCCAGATTCCCGAGGAAGAGGAGACCATCGCCGAGCAGGTGCTGGGCGCCGCCAAGGCCAAGGGCGTCATGGTGGGCACTGCGGAAAGCTGCACCGGCGGCCTGATTGCCGGCACGTTGACCAGCATCCCCGGTTCTTCCGACAGCGTCGCGGGCGGCATCGTCAGTTATTCCAACGACGTGAAGATGGCCCGTTTGGGAGTCTTGGCGGAAACCCTCGACACTCACGGCGCCGTCAGCGAGCAGACGGCCTGCCAGATGGCCGAAGGCGCGCGCAAGCAGCTTGCGGTCGATGTCGCGGTGTCCGTAACGGGCATCGCCGGACCCGGCGGGGAAGTTCCCGGCAAGCCAGTGGGCACGGTCTGGATCGGCGTATCCAGCAAGCGCGGCACCCGCGCCGAGCTCCATCATTTCGACGGCGACCGCGATGCGGTCCGTTCCCAAACGGTGGATGCGGCCCTCCGCATGATGCTGGAAGAAATCAACGCCTTCTGA
- the recA gene encoding recombinase RecA codes for MARNSQPKNISDIDNKDVALKNATEQINKKFGKGAIMKLGEDAEKLEVGVIPTGALSLDAALGIGGVPRGRIIEVYGPEASGKTTLALQILAEAQAAGGIAAFIDAEHALDPTYAARLGVDIDELLIAQPSTGEEALEVCDMLVRSNAIDCIVIDSVAALVPRAEIEGEIGDASVGLQARLMSQALRKLAGSLSKSNTTCIFINQLREKIGVMFGNPETTTGGRALKFFASVRIDVRRIETLKNKSNEPCGNRVRAKVVKNKVAPPFRQAEFDLMYGTGISREGCILDMGVEADVVTKSGSWYTYGEERLGQGRDAAKEMLRTNPDLRDEIEAKVREYFDIPMPGQSVTVDVAEENAGGLE; via the coding sequence ATGGCACGTAACTCACAACCGAAAAACATTTCGGACATCGACAACAAGGACGTGGCGTTGAAAAACGCTACGGAGCAGATCAATAAGAAGTTCGGCAAAGGTGCCATCATGAAGCTTGGCGAAGATGCCGAAAAGCTGGAGGTCGGCGTCATTCCCACAGGTGCGCTTTCGCTGGATGCTGCATTGGGTATCGGCGGCGTGCCACGTGGCCGAATCATCGAGGTCTACGGCCCCGAGGCAAGCGGCAAAACCACGCTGGCTCTGCAGATTCTTGCAGAGGCCCAGGCCGCAGGCGGCATCGCTGCGTTCATCGATGCGGAGCACGCCCTCGATCCAACCTATGCGGCCCGCTTGGGCGTAGACATAGATGAGTTGCTCATTGCCCAGCCGAGCACCGGCGAAGAGGCGCTTGAGGTCTGCGACATGCTGGTGCGTTCCAACGCCATCGACTGCATCGTTATCGACTCCGTCGCGGCTCTGGTGCCACGTGCAGAAATCGAAGGCGAAATCGGCGACGCAAGCGTCGGCCTGCAGGCACGTCTCATGTCCCAGGCATTGCGCAAGCTTGCCGGCTCGCTGTCTAAATCGAATACCACGTGCATCTTCATCAACCAGCTGCGTGAGAAGATCGGCGTCATGTTCGGCAATCCCGAAACCACTACGGGCGGCCGTGCCCTGAAGTTCTTCGCCAGCGTTCGTATCGACGTGCGCCGTATCGAAACGTTGAAGAACAAGAGCAACGAGCCCTGCGGCAACCGCGTGCGTGCCAAGGTCGTCAAGAACAAAGTGGCTCCGCCGTTCCGTCAGGCCGAGTTCGACCTCATGTACGGAACCGGCATTTCTCGCGAAGGCTGCATTCTCGACATGGGCGTCGAAGCGGACGTCGTCACCAAGAGCGGCTCGTGGTACACCTATGGCGAAGAGCGCCTGGGCCAGGGTCGCGATGCCGCTAAGGAGATGCTGCGCACCAATCCCGACCTGCGCGACGAGATCGAAGCCAAGGTGCGGGAATACTTCGACATTCCGATGCCCGGCCAATCGGTGACCGTTGATGTGGCCGAAGAGAACGCTGGCGGCTTGGAATAG
- a CDS encoding regulatory protein RecX yields the protein MVQIDIASLVESGMEHRAIDAPPSDEQQQAFDKIVRWLNVRDRSQKEVRNRLLKNDCSPDVADDAIRRAVRCGLLDDLRFADVLIRTRITQGKGRKGIEHELAKQNICVGDVPDWPERYFPEGGPTEFDRAMALLERKPTRSKNPRAAAYRKLYVNGYSSSVAESASRAFVAQRFDF from the coding sequence ATGGTTCAAATCGACATTGCGTCGCTGGTCGAGTCCGGTATGGAGCATCGAGCCATCGATGCTCCTCCTTCGGATGAGCAGCAGCAGGCATTCGACAAAATCGTACGGTGGCTTAATGTGCGCGACCGATCCCAGAAAGAGGTCCGCAATCGGCTCCTGAAGAACGACTGCAGTCCGGATGTGGCCGATGACGCCATACGCCGGGCTGTCAGATGCGGTCTTCTGGACGACCTGCGTTTCGCCGATGTGCTCATCCGCACCAGGATCACGCAGGGGAAGGGTCGCAAGGGCATCGAGCATGAGCTCGCGAAGCAAAACATCTGCGTCGGGGATGTGCCCGATTGGCCGGAGCGGTATTTTCCTGAGGGAGGTCCCACAGAATTTGACCGTGCCATGGCTTTGCTGGAGAGAAAGCCCACCCGTTCGAAGAATCCCAGGGCGGCTGCATACCGTAAGCTGTACGTCAATGGGTACAGCTCGTCAGTGGCCGAATCGGCATCGCGTGCTTTTGTTGCACAACGGTTTGATTTTTAG
- the rny gene encoding ribonuclease Y, with protein MDYVIVILVLIVGIAAGVAIGLIVSRNMANSSTRRAADEAKRLIDDAERQADTLRREAVVEAKDEVLKMKQEAQAENKERMREVRAAENRINQREESLDRRVESLDAREHQLSSMQGQVERRERDVAKAMEEVNVRLEEVAGMSPQEAKEELLDSLRDEVTHESAAIIRDAEQRTKAEADRNAREILSLAIQRVAADHTAETTVKTIHIPSDDLKGRIIGREGRNIRSFEQLTGVNLLIDDTPECVTISCFDPVRREIGRITMENLIADGRIHPARIEEMFSKAERLVNQQVQEAGEQATFDCGIHDLHPELVRTLGRLRYRTSYGQSVLNHSLEVAYLCGVMASELGLDPAPAKRAGLLHDIGKAIDHEVEGPHALIGGDLARRFGERPEIVHAIEAHHNDIETNSVIDVLVQAADAVSAARPGARKESLESYIKRLEKFEEIANAHPGVERTYAMQAGREIRVMVAPEQVDEAASVVLAHDIAKQIEDEMQYPGQVKVVVIRESRAIDYAK; from the coding sequence ATGGACTACGTTATCGTTATCCTCGTGCTCATCGTCGGCATCGCCGCCGGTGTGGCTATCGGTTTGATCGTCTCCCGCAACATGGCAAACTCTTCCACCCGTCGCGCTGCCGATGAGGCCAAACGCCTGATCGACGATGCGGAACGACAGGCCGACACGCTGCGCCGCGAGGCAGTCGTCGAAGCCAAGGATGAAGTTCTGAAAATGAAGCAGGAGGCCCAGGCCGAAAACAAGGAGCGCATGCGCGAAGTGCGCGCTGCCGAGAACCGCATCAACCAGCGTGAGGAATCCCTCGACCGCCGCGTGGAGAGCCTGGATGCCCGTGAGCATCAGCTGTCCTCTATGCAGGGTCAAGTTGAACGCCGCGAACGCGACGTCGCCAAGGCTATGGAAGAGGTCAACGTCCGCCTGGAGGAGGTTGCCGGCATGTCTCCGCAGGAAGCCAAGGAAGAGCTTCTCGACTCCCTGCGCGACGAGGTCACCCATGAAAGCGCCGCCATCATCCGCGATGCCGAGCAGCGCACCAAGGCCGAGGCCGACCGCAATGCCCGCGAGATCCTGAGTCTGGCCATCCAGCGTGTCGCTGCCGACCACACGGCTGAAACCACGGTCAAGACCATCCACATCCCCAGCGATGATCTGAAGGGTCGCATCATCGGTCGCGAAGGCCGCAACATTCGCTCTTTTGAGCAGCTGACGGGCGTGAACCTGCTTATCGACGACACGCCGGAGTGCGTCACCATCTCGTGCTTCGACCCGGTTCGTCGCGAGATTGGCCGCATCACCATGGAGAACCTCATCGCCGACGGCCGTATCCATCCGGCCCGCATCGAGGAAATGTTCTCCAAGGCTGAGCGTCTGGTGAACCAACAGGTGCAGGAGGCCGGCGAGCAGGCCACCTTCGATTGCGGCATCCATGATCTGCATCCGGAGCTGGTCCGCACCTTGGGCCGTCTGCGCTACCGCACCTCCTACGGCCAAAGCGTCCTCAACCACTCGCTGGAAGTCGCGTACCTGTGCGGCGTCATGGCTTCCGAGCTCGGTCTGGACCCTGCTCCCGCCAAGCGCGCAGGTTTGCTGCACGACATCGGCAAAGCCATCGACCATGAGGTCGAAGGCCCCCACGCTCTCATCGGCGGCGATCTTGCCCGTCGTTTTGGGGAACGTCCCGAAATCGTGCACGCCATCGAGGCGCATCACAACGACATCGAAACCAACAGCGTCATCGACGTTCTGGTTCAGGCCGCCGACGCCGTTTCTGCGGCACGTCCCGGCGCCCGCAAGGAAAGCCTCGAGAGCTACATCAAGCGTCTCGAGAAGTTCGAGGAGATTGCAAACGCCCATCCCGGCGTCGAGCGCACCTATGCCATGCAGGCCGGTCGTGAGATCCGCGTCATGGTTGCTCCCGAACAGGTCGACGAGGCCGCTTCCGTGGTGCTTGCGCACGACATCGCCAAACAGATCGAAGACGAAATGCAGTACCCCGGCCAGGTGAAGGTCGTGGTTATCCGTGAAAGCCGCGCCATCGACTACGCCAAGTAA
- a CDS encoding ATP-binding protein translates to MADQNLHEFIDSVSTQDRLRVENDLGGGFVRLRVSEAERRQAQQDIRSVEDAVIEMLRNARDAGARTVFVASAKSGAERTVVMVDDACGVPLNMWDTIFEPRVTSKLDSMLFDDWGVHGRGMALYSIKQNATLAQVESSVEGGGSAFRVVFDTSKLTERADQSTCPELQRSETGEWVLGASPHNINRSVAEFALANRKECTVYMGSMVEIVATLYAFGRQALRTYSIMPDDSADDVAPSKRLAMARNADELVDLAATLGISISSRSAYRVINRNVDPCDPFLTTLPRAVATPVTKKGRAKDVLKDFRGLKIAVEDIQDFSDDLKKPFARLAARYYLEPDVEPKIRVDSDGVHVTFPVRKM, encoded by the coding sequence GTGGCCGATCAGAATCTGCATGAGTTCATAGATTCGGTATCTACGCAGGACCGCCTCCGGGTCGAAAACGACCTGGGAGGCGGTTTTGTTCGTCTTCGCGTGTCCGAGGCGGAACGCCGCCAGGCCCAGCAGGACATCCGCTCGGTCGAAGATGCCGTAATCGAAATGCTCCGCAACGCACGCGACGCGGGTGCCCGCACGGTTTTCGTGGCATCTGCGAAATCAGGCGCCGAACGCACCGTCGTCATGGTGGACGACGCCTGCGGCGTGCCCTTAAACATGTGGGACACCATCTTCGAACCCCGCGTCACCTCGAAACTCGACAGCATGCTCTTCGACGACTGGGGCGTGCATGGTCGCGGCATGGCCCTGTATTCCATCAAGCAGAACGCAACCCTGGCTCAGGTCGAATCCTCCGTCGAAGGAGGCGGTTCAGCGTTTAGAGTGGTGTTCGACACATCCAAGCTTACCGAGCGCGCCGACCAGAGCACGTGCCCGGAGCTGCAGCGCTCCGAGACAGGGGAGTGGGTGCTGGGGGCGAGCCCCCACAACATCAACCGGTCGGTGGCGGAGTTCGCTTTGGCCAACCGAAAAGAATGCACGGTGTACATGGGCAGCATGGTGGAGATCGTCGCGACTCTTTATGCTTTCGGGCGCCAAGCGTTGCGGACATATTCCATCATGCCCGACGATTCGGCAGACGATGTGGCGCCCAGCAAGCGGCTGGCGATGGCCCGCAACGCCGACGAGCTGGTTGACCTCGCTGCCACACTGGGCATATCCATTTCATCCCGTAGCGCGTACCGCGTCATCAACCGCAACGTCGATCCATGCGACCCGTTCCTCACCACGCTGCCTCGGGCTGTTGCGACCCCCGTCACGAAGAAGGGCCGCGCGAAGGACGTTCTTAAGGATTTCCGCGGTCTGAAGATAGCTGTCGAAGACATCCAGGATTTTTCGGACGATCTGAAGAAGCCTTTCGCTCGTCTGGCTGCACGCTACTATCTTGAGCCTGACGTCGAGCCGAAGATCCGCGTCGATTCCGACGGGGTGCACGTGACGTTTCCCGTGCGTAAGATGTGA
- a CDS encoding stage V sporulation protein S, translated as MPESISEKPSVGCLKVSSKSSPASVAGAIAGMIKDGVAVELQSVGAGAVNQAVKAIAISRGFLSPVGIEIVCVPSFADIVIDGEYRTAIRFDVEPRKQVEHLGDEGFEG; from the coding sequence ATGCCTGAAAGCATCTCAGAAAAGCCTTCGGTAGGCTGCCTTAAAGTATCATCCAAGTCGTCGCCGGCTTCCGTCGCCGGTGCCATCGCTGGCATGATCAAAGACGGTGTCGCGGTTGAACTGCAATCTGTCGGCGCCGGCGCTGTGAACCAGGCCGTCAAGGCTATCGCCATTTCGCGTGGGTTCCTCTCTCCGGTCGGCATCGAAATCGTGTGCGTCCCGTCTTTTGCGGACATCGTCATCGATGGCGAGTATCGCACGGCCATCCGATTCGACGTGGAACCGCGTAAGCAGGTCGAGCATTTGGGCGACGAAGGCTTCGAAGGCTAG
- the miaB gene encoding tRNA (N6-isopentenyl adenosine(37)-C2)-methylthiotransferase MiaB has translation MNQFLTGRSFYVFTYGCQMNEHDSERIVGMLEACGAHRTDVFEDSEIVIFMTCCVREAADVRLRGQVNSIKNVPLPRTSELKKRVVCIGGCIGQRDGQQLIDDMHHVDVVFGTQNIERLPYLINGVLSRGGHIAEVQEESDTFSTDLPSKREHDWAAWLPITVGCNNFCTYCIVPYVRGRERSRAIESVVADAQALVAEGVQEITLLGQNVNSYGRDLYGEPRFADVLKGVAATGVPRLRFATSHPKDLTDEVIEAFGTLGNLMPALHLPVQSGSDAILKRMHRSYTVEHYLGLIDKLRAACPDISLSTDIIVGFPGETEEDFQATYDLVEKVGYSQVFTFIYSPREGTPAAKMKDDTPRSVIQERFERLVQMVQDKAYEQNQRFADRTLDVLVEGVSQRNDSIIAGRSPHNAMVHAPIPEGKTIEQLKGTIIPVHVDEAKTWYLSGTVVE, from the coding sequence ATGAATCAATTCTTAACAGGCCGTTCGTTCTACGTGTTCACGTACGGCTGCCAGATGAACGAACACGACTCCGAACGCATCGTCGGCATGCTGGAGGCCTGCGGCGCACATCGAACCGACGTGTTCGAGGATTCGGAAATCGTCATTTTCATGACCTGCTGCGTGCGCGAAGCCGCCGATGTGCGGTTGCGCGGCCAGGTCAACAGCATCAAGAACGTCCCGTTGCCGCGCACATCTGAACTGAAGAAGCGCGTCGTGTGCATCGGCGGCTGCATCGGTCAGCGCGACGGGCAGCAGCTCATCGACGATATGCACCACGTGGACGTGGTCTTCGGCACCCAGAACATCGAACGTCTTCCGTACCTCATCAACGGAGTGTTGTCCCGCGGCGGCCACATCGCCGAGGTGCAGGAGGAGTCCGACACCTTCTCGACAGATTTGCCGTCCAAGCGCGAGCATGACTGGGCCGCCTGGCTGCCCATCACCGTGGGCTGCAACAATTTCTGCACCTATTGCATCGTGCCCTATGTCCGCGGCCGCGAGCGCTCCCGTGCCATCGAGTCCGTGGTGGCCGACGCCCAAGCTCTGGTTGCCGAGGGCGTGCAGGAGATTACCCTGCTGGGCCAGAACGTCAATTCCTACGGGCGTGACCTGTACGGCGAGCCCCGTTTTGCGGACGTGCTCAAAGGCGTGGCCGCAACCGGCGTGCCCCGTCTGCGTTTCGCCACATCCCACCCGAAGGACCTGACCGACGAGGTAATCGAGGCCTTCGGCACGTTGGGCAACCTGATGCCCGCGCTCCATCTGCCGGTGCAGTCGGGTTCCGACGCCATCCTCAAGCGCATGCATCGTTCCTATACGGTGGAACATTACCTGGGGCTCATCGACAAGCTGCGTGCGGCATGCCCCGACATCTCCCTGTCCACCGACATCATCGTCGGGTTCCCTGGCGAAACGGAGGAGGATTTCCAGGCAACCTACGACCTGGTGGAGAAGGTGGGCTACTCCCAAGTGTTCACGTTCATCTATTCGCCCCGCGAAGGCACCCCTGCCGCCAAGATGAAAGACGACACGCCTCGTTCCGTCATCCAGGAGCGTTTCGAACGTCTGGTGCAGATGGTGCAGGACAAGGCCTACGAACAGAACCAACGATTCGCCGACCGCACGCTGGATGTGCTGGTGGAGGGCGTTTCGCAGCGCAACGATTCCATCATTGCGGGCCGTTCGCCCCACAATGCCATGGTGCACGCGCCCATTCCCGAAGGCAAGACCATCGAGCAGCTGAAGGGCACCATCATCCCCGTGCATGTGGACGAGGCGAAGACCTGGTACCTTTCCGGCACGGTCGTCGAATAG
- the miaA gene encoding tRNA (adenosine(37)-N6)-dimethylallyltransferase MiaA, producing the protein MALDLTYPVIVVVGPTASGKSGVAAEFARRVHGEVVSADSMQVYRGMDIGTGKITPDEQLVTHHGLDICNPGEAYSASRFQEYARACFADIDARGSLSVLAGGTGFYVRAAIDDYDFASGEQVGNPVRDKWQAYYDENGADALWNRLHEVDPKSADIIHPNNVKRVIRAFEMLELDGKGYAQVHAGLASIGQFVPAVFFGLAVTPDLLVQRIERRVDAMFDAGLVAEVEGLLEQGFESACTARDAIGYKEVVAALRGEITMDEAREQIKTATRRYAKRQRSWWRKDSRIIWLDADDPNPQKLADEILKTLSDKGYTDVVCRYGRQ; encoded by the coding sequence TTGGCGCTTGATCTCACATACCCCGTCATCGTCGTCGTAGGTCCTACGGCCTCCGGCAAATCCGGCGTGGCCGCAGAGTTCGCCCGGCGGGTGCATGGCGAAGTGGTTTCGGCCGATTCGATGCAGGTCTACCGCGGCATGGATATCGGTACGGGCAAGATAACCCCTGATGAGCAGCTTGTAACCCACCACGGGCTCGACATCTGCAATCCTGGCGAGGCTTATTCGGCATCCCGTTTCCAGGAGTACGCCAGGGCATGCTTCGCAGACATCGACGCGCGTGGTTCGCTGTCGGTGCTTGCGGGCGGGACCGGGTTCTACGTGCGCGCGGCCATTGACGATTACGATTTCGCATCGGGCGAGCAGGTGGGAAACCCCGTGCGCGACAAGTGGCAGGCCTATTACGACGAGAACGGCGCCGATGCGCTGTGGAACAGGCTTCACGAGGTGGATCCGAAAAGCGCGGACATCATCCATCCCAACAACGTGAAGCGCGTCATTCGTGCTTTCGAGATGCTTGAGCTGGACGGTAAAGGCTATGCCCAGGTGCATGCGGGATTGGCAAGCATCGGGCAGTTCGTCCCGGCGGTGTTCTTCGGTCTGGCCGTGACGCCCGACCTTCTGGTGCAGCGCATCGAACGCCGCGTGGACGCCATGTTCGACGCGGGATTGGTCGCCGAGGTGGAGGGCCTGCTCGAGCAGGGGTTCGAAAGCGCCTGCACGGCTCGGGACGCCATAGGCTATAAGGAAGTGGTTGCGGCGCTTCGGGGTGAAATCACCATGGACGAGGCCCGCGAACAGATCAAGACCGCCACAAGGCGCTATGCCAAGCGGCAGCGCAGCTGGTGGCGTAAGGATTCGCGTATCATATGGCTGGATGCGGACGATCCTAATCCGCAGAAGCTTGCCGACGAGATACTTAAAACGCTTTCAGACAAGGGGTATACGGATGTCGTTTGCCGATATGGACGCCAATAG